A genomic region of Arvicola amphibius chromosome 7, mArvAmp1.2, whole genome shotgun sequence contains the following coding sequences:
- the Gbgt1 gene encoding globoside alpha-1,3-N-acetylgalactosaminyltransferase 1 isoform X2, with translation MKLQFRQEKLFQPVTQFQYPQPKLLEHRPTELLTLTPWLAPIISEGTFDPELLQNMYQPLNLTIGVTVFAVGKYTYFIRPFLESAEEFFMRGYQVHYYLFTHDPAAVPRVLLGPGRLLSIIPIQGHSRWEEISMRRMETISKHIAERAHKEVDYLFCLDVDMVFRNPWGPETLGDLVAAIHPGYFAVPRQQFPYERRRVSAAFVADSEGDFYYGGAVFGGRVARVYEFTRGCHMAILADKANGIMAAWQEESHLNRRFIWHKPSTLLSPEYLWDDRKPQPPSLKLIRFSTVEKDTNWLRS, from the exons ATGAAGCTGCAGTTTAGGCAGGAGAAGTTGTTCCAGCCCGTGACACA GTTCCAGTACCCTCAGCCTAAGCTGCTAGAACACAG ACCCACAGAGCTGCTGACGCTTACCCCCTGGTTGGCACCTATCATCTCCGAGGGAACCTTCGACCCAGAGCTTCTGCAGAATATGTACCAGCCATTGAACCTGACCATTGGAGTCACCGTGTTCGCCGTGGGGAA GTACACCTACTTCATTCGACCCTTCCTGGAGTCAGCTGAAGAGTTCTTTATGCGTGGGTACCAAGTACACTACTACCTCTTCACCCATGACCCTGCAGCCGTTCCCAGAGTCCTCCTGGGCCCTGGGCGCCTCCTCAGCATCATCCCCATCCAGGGTCACTCCCGGTGGGAGGAGATCTCCATGCGCCGGATGGAGACCATCAGCAAACACATTGCCGAGAGGGCTCACAAAGAGGTGGATTACCTCTTCTGTCTTGATGTGGATATGGTCTTCCGTAACCCATGGGGTCCCGAGACTTTGGGGGATCTAGTGGCTGCCATTCACCCAGGCTACTTTGCTGTACCTCGCCAGCAATTCCCTTACGAACGCAGGCgagtttctgctgcctttgtggCAGACAGTGAGGGGGACTTCTATTATGGTGGGGCAGTCTTTGGGGGACGAGTTGCCCGGGTGTATGAGTTTACCAGGGGCTGCCACATGGCCATCCTGGCGGACAAAGCCAACGGCATAATGGCAGCCTGGCAGGAGGAGAGCCACCTGAACCGCCGTTTCATCTGGCACAAGCCATCTACATTGCTGTCTCCGGAGTACCTCTGGGATGACAGGAAGCCTCAGCCCCCGAGCCTGAAGCTGATCCGATTCTCCACGGTGGAAAAGGATACCAACTGGCTGAGGAGCTGA